In bacterium, the genomic window AACCGCGGGTTCTCGGCCACGGTCAATTGCGGGGTGGAGGCGGCGCGTCACGGGCTTGTCGTCCTGCTCAACAACGACGTGGGCGTGGAGGAGGGGTTCATCGCCCCGCTGGTGCGGCATTTCGTGGATAACCGCGTGTTCGCCGTGGGGGCCAAAAGCCTGGACTGGGACGGGGTGCGGTTCCACGATGGGGGCAAGCTGGGACGCTGGCGGCGCGGGTTCTGGCGGGTCTGGCGCAACTATGACTGCCTGCCCGCGGCGGCGCCCCACGGCCTGGAGCTGATCAGTTTCTACACCCCAGGCGGTTTCGCCGCCCTGGACCGGAGCAAGTGGGCCGCCCTTGGCGGGCTGGATGAGCTGTTCCGGCCGTTCAACTGGGAGGACACGGACCTGTGCTACCGGGCGCTCAAGCGCGGCTGGAAAGTGCTGTACGAGCCGGCCAGCGTGGTCTTTCACCGCCCCAACACGACTATCGCCGGCGGGGCGTTCCGCCGCGGCTATGTGCGCTACATCTCCCGACGGAACAGGCTGTTCTTCCACTGGAAGAACCTGACAGATAACCGTATGCTGGCCGGGCATGTTTTCTTCCTGCTGCTTTCCCTGCCCACGGCCCTGCTGCGCCT contains:
- a CDS encoding glycosyltransferase family 2 protein; translated protein: MPGPEHCPPVSVVIPTWNGRALLERFLPSVLAALAHYPGGGELLVVDDGSTDGSGEFLRERFPSVRALEQKVNRGFSATVNCGVEAARHGLVVLLNNDVGVEEGFIAPLVRHFVDNRVFAVGAKSLDWDGVRFHDGGKLGRWRRGFWRVWRNYDCLPAAAPHGLELISFYTPGGFAALDRSKWAALGGLDELFRPFNWEDTDLCYRALKRGWKVLYEPASVVFHRPNTTIAGGAFRRGYVRYISRRNRLFFHWKNLTDNRMLAGHVFFLLLSLPTALLRLDFPALGAVFGALGSLGAIRERRRVEKAAAVVSDRELRRRFEGFPGGAKVEVR